In the Sandaracinus amylolyticus genome, TCGACGATCTCGGCTGACTCGACGCGGCGCGCTCCGCGCTCCACGAATGCATCGATGCGACGGGGACGAGGGCGCACCGTGCTCGCGATCGTGGCGACCGATCGCACGTTCGAGCGCAGCGAGGTGCGCGGCGATCGCGTGTGGGTCGGGCGCTGCATCCACTGCAACGCGCGCGTGGTGGTCGAGGAGAGCGGCGAGACGATCGCGACGATCGAGCACATCGAGCCGACGACGCACGGCGGGACCGACGAGGTGTCGAACCTCGCGCTCGCGTGCGCGCGCTGCAACCAGGCCAAGGGCGCGCGCCTCGACGTGCGGAGGCGCGACGATCCCACGCTCTGCGCGGTGATCGAGACGCTGAGGACGCGACGGCGCGAGCGCTGGCGCGACCCGCTCTACTGATTGCGCTCGTAGAGCAGGCGCAGACCCTCGAGCGTGAGGTCGGGGACGACCTCCTCGATGGTGCGCGACTCGGGCGCGACGAGGCGCGCGAGGCCGCCGGTCGCGAGCACGCGGCACGGGCCTTCGATCTCGTCGCGGATGCGATCGACGAGCCCGTCGACCAGCCCGACGTAGCCGAACACGATGCCCGACTGCACCGAGTGCTGGGTGTTGCGCCCGATCGCGCGCGGCGGCTTCGCGATCGGGATGCGCGACAGGCGCGCGGCGCGGCTGAAGAGCGCCTCGGCGCTGATCTGCATGCCGGGCGCGATCACGCCGCCGAGGAACTCGCCCTTCGGTGAGACGCAGTCGAAGTTGGTGCCGGTGCCGAAGTCGACGACCACGACCGCGCTCTTGCAGCGCTCGAACGCGGCCACTGCGTTCGCGATGCGATCGGCGCCGACCTCGCGCGGGTTCTCGTAGAGGATCGGCATGCCCGTCTTGATGCCGGGGCCGACCTGCATCGTCTCGTGCCCGAACGCGCGGCGCGCGGCGTGGCAGATCGGATCGGTCAGCGCGGGCACGACCGACGCGACGATGCTCGCGTGCACGTGACGTCGATCGACGCCCGCGACGTCCATCAGGGTGAGCAGCAGCACGAGGATCTCGTCGCTGGTCCGGCCCTTCGAGCTCTCGATGCGGAAGTCGTGGGCGAGCTTCGGGCCGTCCCAGAGCCCGAGCACGGTGTGCGTGTTGCCGACGTCGATCGTGAGGAGCATGCGCGCCTCAGCGCGGGCGCAGCGCGAGGGTGCGCTGCATGAGGCGGCCGAAGGTCGCGGGCTCGAGCTCCATCGGGCGCGACACGCGCGCGACCGGAGCGCTGGCCACCGGCTCGACCGGGAGGAGCTCGGCGGGCTCCTGGGCACGCGCGGCGAGCTCGCGTGCCTGCTGCTCCGCGCGCTCCTGGGCTTGCTGCTCGGCGCGGGCCTGGGCCTCGCGCTCGGCGCGGGCGCGGGCCTCGCGACCGGCGCGCTCCTGGGCCTCGCGCTCGGCGCGCTCGGCGGCTTCGCGCTCGGCGCGGGCGCGGGCCTCGCGCTCCTGGGCCTCGCGCTCGGCGCGTGCGCGTGCTTCGCGTTCGGCGGCCTCGCGCTCGGCGCGTGCGCGTGCTTCGCGCTCGGCGGCCTCGCGCTCGGCGCGCTCGCGGGCCTCGCGCTCCTGCTGCTCGCGGGCTTCGCGCTCGCGCTGGGCGCGCGCCTCGGCCTCGCGCATCGCGGCGCCGTCGGCGATCTCGATCTCGCCGGTGCGCACCTCGGCGAACTCGCCGG is a window encoding:
- a CDS encoding HNH endonuclease, giving the protein MRRGRGRTVLAIVATDRTFERSEVRGDRVWVGRCIHCNARVVVEESGETIATIEHIEPTTHGGTDEVSNLALACARCNQAKGARLDVRRRDDPTLCAVIETLRTRRRERWRDPLY
- a CDS encoding type III pantothenate kinase, with protein sequence MLLTIDVGNTHTVLGLWDGPKLAHDFRIESSKGRTSDEILVLLLTLMDVAGVDRRHVHASIVASVVPALTDPICHAARRAFGHETMQVGPGIKTGMPILYENPREVGADRIANAVAAFERCKSAVVVVDFGTGTNFDCVSPKGEFLGGVIAPGMQISAEALFSRAARLSRIPIAKPPRAIGRNTQHSVQSGIVFGYVGLVDGLVDRIRDEIEGPCRVLATGGLARLVAPESRTIEEVVPDLTLEGLRLLYERNQ